A stretch of the Pedobacter sp. MC2016-14 genome encodes the following:
- a CDS encoding LiaI-LiaF-like domain-containing protein, translated as MKLNRVIWGIILLFIGGVLLLENFGVIDFYWGNVWRFWPVFLIITGLNILFSRQRSQTGAFISIGVLVVMLSFLFFKGQQPASHTRGISDEIKEEIEGYSTDDEKHMSFFELYHPEQAAGVKSVLLNISGGGTSFGLSGETDSLLFADVRKRRGSFSLKSEINDSLQTLTFKTQERKGKWNIGDGGNDVDFKLNTQPLWEIVMNMGAGEVNFDLSDYKVRNFKFNGGAAAMDIKLGDLLPVVDVSVKTGVADVKIRIPEDSGCRILTKTGLSAKDFNGFTKLDDGTYETPNYASADKKIFINLDGGLSNFEVKRY; from the coding sequence ATGAAACTGAATAGGGTAATTTGGGGCATTATATTGCTGTTTATTGGTGGCGTGCTGTTATTGGAAAACTTTGGGGTAATTGATTTTTATTGGGGTAACGTTTGGCGGTTTTGGCCGGTATTTTTAATCATTACAGGCTTAAACATCCTTTTTAGCCGGCAGCGCTCACAGACTGGTGCATTTATTTCCATCGGTGTACTGGTGGTTATGCTGAGTTTCCTTTTTTTTAAAGGGCAACAGCCGGCAAGTCATACACGAGGTATCAGCGATGAAATAAAGGAAGAGATTGAAGGCTATTCAACTGACGATGAAAAGCACATGAGCTTTTTTGAACTTTACCATCCGGAGCAAGCTGCGGGCGTTAAAAGTGTGCTCCTGAACATTTCTGGTGGCGGAACTTCATTTGGGTTAAGTGGAGAGACGGATAGTTTGTTGTTTGCTGATGTAAGAAAAAGGCGGGGTTCTTTTTCTTTAAAGAGTGAAATCAATGACAGCCTGCAGACCCTGACGTTTAAAACTCAGGAACGCAAGGGGAAATGGAACATTGGCGACGGGGGAAATGATGTTGATTTTAAGCTGAATACCCAACCACTTTGGGAAATTGTAATGAACATGGGGGCTGGTGAAGTAAACTTTGATTTGTCTGACTACAAGGTGCGCAATTTCAAGTTTAATGGGGGCGCAGCAGCGATGGACATTAAATTAGGCGATTTATTGCCAGTGGTAGATGTATCTGTTAAAACAGGTGTGGCAGATGTAAAAATCCGTATTCCGGAAGACAGCGGATGCCGGATACTAACTAAAACGGGCCTTTCTGCCAAAGATTTTAATGGTTTTACCAAACTGGATGACGGGACGTACGAAACACCAAATTACGCCAGTGCGGATAAAAAGATTTTTATTAACCTTGACGGTGGCCTGAGTAATT